One window from the genome of Spiractinospora alimapuensis encodes:
- a CDS encoding ABC transporter ATP-binding protein — protein sequence MALTVPVTAEELRDPAGSALAARAVDARKSYGRGTARVDALDGVNLGIPRGRFTAVMGPSGSGKSTLMHCMAGLDTLTSGSMLLGQTELSGLGDRQLTRLRRDRVGFVFQAYNLVPMLTALENIRLPLDIAGRRVDTEWLDRVVSTMGLGDRLRHRPAELSGGQQQRVACARALVSRPEIVFADEPTGNLDSRAGTEILRFLGDSVRDTGQTVVMVTHDPATASHADIVVFLSDGRVVDQLAEPTREGVLERMKALRDPGVPGGHA from the coding sequence ATGGCACTGACCGTGCCCGTCACCGCGGAGGAGTTGCGCGATCCGGCGGGGTCGGCGTTGGCCGCCCGCGCGGTGGACGCGCGCAAGTCCTACGGTCGCGGCACCGCCCGTGTGGACGCGCTGGACGGGGTGAACCTGGGGATTCCGCGCGGTCGGTTCACGGCCGTCATGGGCCCCTCCGGGTCGGGCAAGTCCACGCTCATGCACTGCATGGCGGGTTTGGATACGCTCACCTCGGGCAGCATGCTGCTGGGTCAGACCGAGTTGTCCGGGTTGGGCGACCGCCAGTTGACTCGCCTGCGGCGCGATCGGGTGGGGTTCGTGTTCCAGGCCTACAACCTGGTGCCGATGTTGACGGCCCTGGAGAACATCCGGCTCCCCCTGGACATCGCCGGGCGACGGGTGGACACCGAATGGCTGGACCGGGTCGTGTCCACCATGGGCCTGGGCGACCGGCTCCGACACCGGCCCGCGGAGCTCTCCGGAGGCCAACAGCAACGGGTCGCCTGCGCCCGGGCCCTCGTCTCACGACCCGAGATCGTCTTCGCGGACGAGCCGACCGGCAACCTGGACTCCCGCGCCGGTACGGAAATCCTCCGCTTCCTCGGTGACTCGGTACGGGACACGGGTCAGACGGTCGTCATGGTGACACACGACCCCGCCACCGCCAGCCACGCCGACATCGTGGTCTTCCTGTCCGACGGGCGGGTGGTCGACCAGCTCGCGGAGCCGACGCGTGAGGGCGTCCTGGAGCGGATGAAGGCGTTGCGGGATCCCGGCGTACCGGGGGGCCACGCGTGA
- the nirD gene encoding nitrite reductase small subunit NirD — protein MFASKLLRADRSAAVLLSTGAQVAVFRAGGWLYGLSNIDPFTGAAVISRGIVGDTAGEPIVVSPMHKHRFSLRTGISLDDPARTLSRYSVREHGDQVIVDATPRPAIHP, from the coding sequence GTGTTCGCGTCCAAACTCCTGCGCGCCGACCGCAGCGCCGCGGTCCTCTTGTCCACCGGCGCCCAGGTCGCCGTCTTTCGAGCCGGTGGCTGGCTGTACGGGCTCAGCAACATCGATCCCTTCACGGGAGCGGCCGTCATCTCCCGCGGCATCGTGGGCGACACCGCGGGCGAGCCGATCGTGGTCTCACCCATGCACAAGCACCGCTTCTCCCTGCGAACAGGTATCAGTCTCGACGACCCCGCACGGACACTCAGCCGCTACTCCGTGCGGGAACACGGCGATCAGGTGATCGTCGACGCGACGCCGCGCCCCGCGATCCATCCGTGA
- a CDS encoding uroporphyrinogen-III synthase, which translates to MTVGPVASTATRHPDPANGRLAGFTVAVTAQRRAEELVAMLRRTGAEVCRAPALRIVPLSDDQALAEASHSLLGHPPDIVVATTGVGFRGWLEACETLGLAQALIRGLATARVLARGPKAKGAVRAAGLREEWSPPSESSDELLGYLLDRGVAGARIAVQLHGEPLPHFCRALRHAGAQVVPVPVYRWTAPADLAALDRLIEDVHEAPWTPSPSPAPRRPPDS; encoded by the coding sequence ATGACCGTGGGGCCCGTCGCGTCCACCGCGACACGCCATCCAGACCCGGCGAACGGGCGCCTCGCCGGGTTCACCGTCGCCGTCACGGCGCAACGTCGCGCGGAGGAACTCGTCGCCATGCTGCGACGTACCGGTGCGGAGGTGTGCCGCGCGCCCGCGTTGCGCATCGTTCCCCTCAGCGACGACCAGGCGCTCGCCGAGGCCTCCCACAGTCTCCTCGGCCATCCGCCCGACATCGTCGTGGCGACGACCGGCGTCGGATTCCGTGGCTGGTTGGAAGCCTGTGAAACGTTGGGATTGGCCCAAGCGCTGATCCGTGGCCTCGCGACGGCCCGCGTCCTCGCCCGGGGACCGAAGGCGAAGGGCGCCGTCCGAGCCGCCGGACTCCGCGAAGAGTGGTCCCCGCCATCGGAATCCTCCGACGAACTCCTCGGATATCTGCTCGACCGCGGTGTCGCGGGGGCACGTATCGCCGTTCAGTTGCACGGTGAACCGCTCCCGCACTTCTGTCGCGCGCTCCGCCACGCGGGGGCGCAGGTCGTCCCGGTTCCCGTGTACCGATGGACAGCCCCAGCGGACCTCGCCGCCCTGGACCGGCTGATCGAGGACGTGCACGAGGCGCCGTGGACGCCGTCACCTTCACCAGCGCCCCGGCGGCCGCCGGACTCCTGA
- a CDS encoding RecB family exonuclease, with amino-acid sequence MPERPSGPRLPLEPVLSPSRAADFMQCPLLFRFRTVDRLPEEPKPAAVRGTLVHAVLDDVFSLAPEERTPDSALAMVEPRWDVMVGESPEFEDMFDSLEDLDAWLEDARTLVRRYFEMEHPGRVEPRERELRLDVTLESGLRLRGYVDRLDVAPNGAMRVVDYKTGKAPPPRFTDKARFQIYFYALMIWRVYGEIPRRLQLMYLGDSGWLWYEPTEGELRAAEVEIQGIWEAIEATARSGEWPAKPSKLCGWCDHQAHCPEFGGTPPPLPTPEATPN; translated from the coding sequence ATGCCCGAGCGCCCTTCCGGACCGCGCCTGCCCCTGGAGCCCGTACTCTCCCCCTCGCGTGCGGCCGACTTCATGCAGTGTCCGCTGCTGTTTCGGTTCCGAACCGTCGACCGGCTGCCCGAGGAGCCAAAGCCCGCCGCGGTGCGGGGGACCCTCGTGCACGCCGTGCTGGACGACGTGTTCTCCCTGGCGCCCGAGGAGCGTACCCCGGATTCCGCGTTGGCCATGGTGGAGCCGCGGTGGGACGTGATGGTGGGCGAGAGTCCCGAGTTCGAGGACATGTTCGACTCGCTGGAGGACCTCGACGCCTGGTTGGAGGACGCGCGGACCCTGGTTCGGCGCTACTTCGAGATGGAGCACCCGGGTCGGGTCGAGCCCCGGGAACGCGAGCTGCGGTTGGACGTCACCCTGGAGTCGGGACTACGCCTGCGGGGATACGTGGACCGCCTGGACGTGGCCCCCAACGGTGCGATGCGCGTGGTCGACTACAAGACCGGCAAGGCGCCGCCGCCCCGCTTCACCGACAAGGCACGGTTCCAGATCTACTTCTACGCGCTGATGATCTGGCGGGTGTACGGCGAGATCCCTCGGCGCCTGCAGTTGATGTACCTGGGCGACTCGGGGTGGCTGTGGTACGAGCCCACCGAGGGGGAGCTGCGTGCCGCCGAGGTCGAGATCCAGGGCATCTGGGAGGCGATCGAGGCCACGGCCCGCTCCGGCGAGTGGCCCGCCAAGCCGAGCAAGCTGTGCGGCTGGTGTGACCACCAGGCGCACTGCCCGGAGTTTGGTGGCACTCCTCCGCCCTTGCCCACGCCGGAGGCCACGCCGAACTGA
- a CDS encoding site-2 protease family protein, which yields MSEPRNTRGRTADRRGPGLLMARIAGIPIYVSPSWLIIAAIITVLYEPIVEGILGLGILSYLVAFAFAVLLYASVLVHELAHALVARGYGLPVRRIRLYMLGGVSEIERDPQTPRREFWVAFSGPLLSLVLAGVSFGLYLMMPPLTVLSVLTWQLWVANLLVAVFNLLPGLPLDGGRLLRAGVWAATRNADRGTLAAAWAGRCIAVVVAALPFLLAWWAGTSPQVFGVLLAVLLAAFLWMGATSSLRTARLRRRVPSLRAAELARVPVLVAADTPLAEAERQRLSQGAGAIVVTDSGGEPISMVHVAAADAVPETRRPWVPVSSVSRAITPGGVIPARLSGEDLLHALGAHPAGEYLLRADDGTIMGVLYAKDIQDALSRA from the coding sequence GTGTCGGAACCGAGGAACACGCGCGGCAGGACCGCCGATCGCCGGGGGCCGGGTCTGCTCATGGCGCGGATCGCGGGAATCCCGATCTACGTCTCTCCCTCCTGGCTGATCATCGCGGCCATCATCACCGTGTTGTACGAGCCGATCGTGGAGGGCATCCTCGGGCTGGGAATCCTCTCCTACCTGGTCGCCTTCGCCTTCGCGGTCCTTCTCTACGCGTCGGTGTTGGTGCACGAGCTCGCGCACGCCCTCGTGGCCAGGGGGTACGGCCTGCCAGTCCGCCGGATCCGGCTCTACATGCTGGGCGGTGTCTCCGAGATCGAACGCGACCCGCAGACGCCCCGGCGGGAGTTCTGGGTCGCGTTCAGCGGACCGTTGCTCTCACTGGTGCTCGCCGGGGTGAGCTTCGGGCTCTACCTGATGATGCCTCCGCTGACGGTGCTGAGCGTCCTCACGTGGCAGCTCTGGGTCGCCAACCTCCTCGTCGCGGTGTTCAACCTGCTCCCTGGCCTTCCCCTGGACGGGGGCCGGCTGCTGCGCGCGGGCGTGTGGGCGGCCACCCGCAACGCCGACCGGGGAACGCTGGCCGCGGCCTGGGCGGGACGGTGCATCGCCGTCGTCGTCGCCGCCCTCCCGTTCCTGCTCGCCTGGTGGGCCGGAACGTCCCCCCAGGTGTTCGGGGTGCTGCTCGCGGTCCTCCTGGCGGCGTTCCTGTGGATGGGAGCGACGAGTTCCCTGCGCACCGCGCGCCTGCGGCGCCGCGTTCCCAGTCTGCGCGCCGCCGAGCTCGCCCGTGTCCCCGTCCTCGTCGCCGCCGACACGCCGTTGGCCGAGGCCGAGCGGCAGCGCCTCAGCCAAGGGGCTGGCGCGATCGTGGTCACCGACTCCGGCGGCGAACCGATCTCCATGGTGCACGTCGCGGCGGCCGACGCGGTTCCCGAGACGCGCCGCCCCTGGGTGCCGGTCTCCAGCGTCTCCCGTGCCATCACCCCGGGCGGTGTCATCCCTGCCCGGCTCTCGGGCGAGGACCTGCTGCACGCGTTGGGCGCCCATCCGGCGGGGGAGTACCTGCTGCGGGCGGACGACGGCACGATCATGGGCGTTCTGTACGCGAAGGACATCCAGGACGCGCTCAGCCGGGCATGA
- the dop gene encoding depupylase/deamidase Dop, whose protein sequence is MTVRRIIGAETEYGISVPGNPGANAMVTSTQVVNAYLAASAARARRARWDFEEENPLRDARGFDLARDSADPTQLTDEDLGLANVILTNGARLYVDHAHPEYSTPEVTNPRDLVLWDKAGERVMADAAQRASATPGIDPIQLYKNNTDNKGASYGAHENYLVRRSTPFSDIVRHLIPFFVTRQVVCGAGRVGIGAEGREHGFQVSQRADFFEVEVGLETTLKRPIINTRDEPHADPEKYRRLHVIIGDANMSEISTLLKVGTTALVLSMIEDGFVSIDLTPENPVAELRAVSHDPGLTHLIRLRDGRRMTAVQVQQEYMEHARKYVEDRYGADVDPATTEVLDRWESVLSRLTEDPMSLARELDWVAKLRLLEGYRSRDSINWEHPRLHLVDLQYSDVRPDRGLYNRLVAAGRMERLLDEEAVERAITDPPEDTRAYFRGRCLAKYADSVTAASWDSVIFDVPGHDSLQRVPTLEPLRGTREHVGELLDRCATASELVAALTGERR, encoded by the coding sequence ATGACAGTGCGGCGGATCATTGGTGCCGAAACCGAATACGGAATCTCCGTTCCCGGTAATCCCGGCGCCAACGCGATGGTGACCTCCACCCAAGTCGTCAACGCCTACCTCGCGGCCTCGGCCGCGCGGGCCCGCAGAGCCCGGTGGGACTTCGAGGAGGAGAACCCACTGCGCGACGCTCGGGGGTTCGACCTCGCCCGGGACTCGGCGGACCCCACCCAGCTCACCGACGAGGACTTGGGACTGGCCAACGTCATCCTGACCAACGGGGCGCGGCTCTACGTCGACCACGCGCACCCCGAGTACTCCACCCCGGAGGTGACGAACCCGCGCGACCTGGTCCTGTGGGACAAGGCGGGGGAGCGGGTCATGGCCGACGCCGCCCAGCGCGCCTCGGCCACTCCCGGCATCGACCCGATCCAGCTCTACAAGAACAACACCGACAACAAGGGCGCCTCCTACGGCGCGCACGAGAACTACCTGGTGCGTCGATCCACCCCGTTCTCCGACATCGTGCGCCACCTCATCCCGTTCTTCGTGACCCGCCAGGTGGTGTGCGGCGCGGGCCGCGTGGGTATCGGCGCCGAAGGCCGCGAGCACGGGTTCCAGGTCAGCCAGCGCGCCGACTTCTTCGAGGTCGAGGTGGGCCTGGAGACGACGCTCAAACGCCCCATCATCAACACCCGCGACGAGCCACACGCCGACCCGGAGAAGTACCGACGGCTGCACGTGATCATCGGCGACGCCAACATGAGCGAGATCTCCACGCTGCTGAAGGTGGGTACGACCGCTCTGGTGCTGTCCATGATCGAGGACGGTTTCGTCAGTATCGACCTGACGCCGGAGAACCCGGTCGCGGAGCTGCGGGCCGTGTCGCACGACCCGGGGCTCACGCACCTGATCCGACTGCGCGACGGTCGACGTATGACCGCGGTGCAGGTGCAACAGGAGTACATGGAACACGCGCGCAAGTACGTCGAGGACCGCTACGGCGCCGACGTGGACCCGGCCACCACCGAGGTACTCGACCGGTGGGAGTCGGTTCTCTCCCGCCTCACCGAGGACCCCATGAGTCTGGCCCGTGAGCTCGACTGGGTCGCCAAGCTGCGGCTGTTGGAGGGCTACCGTTCCCGGGACAGCATCAACTGGGAGCATCCCCGACTGCACCTGGTCGACCTGCAGTACTCCGACGTACGGCCCGATCGGGGACTGTACAACCGGCTGGTGGCCGCCGGCCGGATGGAACGCCTCCTGGACGAGGAGGCCGTGGAACGCGCCATCACCGACCCGCCCGAGGACACGCGGGCCTACTTCCGCGGGCGGTGTCTCGCGAAGTACGCCGACTCGGTCACCGCGGCGTCCTGGGACTCGGTGATCTTCGACGTCCCCGGACACGACTCCCTACAACGGGTGCCCACGCTCGAGCCGCTCCGGGGAACCCGGGAGCACGTCGGGGAGCTGCTGGATCGTTGCGCGACGGCGTCCGAACTCGTCGCCGCGCTCACCGGGGAACGCCGCTGA
- a CDS encoding tRNA (adenine-N1)-methyltransferase, whose amino-acid sequence MTPIHARRGAFVAGDLVQLTDPKARRHTITLKPGATFHTHRGGLDHDDLIGLPEGSVVRSSGGTGYVALRPLLADFTLSMKRGATIVYPKDAAQVIAEADIFPGARVVEAGAGSGAMSSWLLRAVGPDGAVISYERREDFAATARRNVEKFLGAVPDTWDLRVGDLAEQEEELGALEADRVFLDMLAPWECLDTAAAALIPGGLFCGYVATTTQLARLVEGLRDHGGFFEPRSWETMVRTWHVEGLAVRPDHRMVGHTGFLVTARRLADGAVPPERRRRPAKGAYPAQDTSQAASDSPAAAPEPAGD is encoded by the coding sequence GTGACCCCAATCCACGCCCGCCGCGGAGCGTTCGTCGCAGGTGACCTCGTCCAGCTCACCGACCCCAAGGCACGCCGCCACACCATCACCCTCAAGCCGGGGGCGACGTTCCACACCCACCGAGGGGGACTCGACCACGACGACCTGATCGGTCTTCCCGAGGGAAGCGTCGTCCGTAGCTCCGGCGGGACCGGCTACGTCGCGCTGCGCCCGCTGCTCGCCGACTTCACGTTGTCGATGAAGCGCGGCGCGACCATCGTCTACCCCAAGGACGCGGCCCAGGTCATCGCCGAGGCCGACATCTTCCCCGGCGCCCGCGTGGTGGAGGCCGGGGCCGGTTCGGGGGCCATGTCCAGTTGGTTGCTGCGCGCGGTCGGCCCCGATGGGGCGGTCATCTCCTACGAACGCCGCGAGGACTTCGCCGCCACCGCCCGTCGCAACGTCGAGAAGTTCCTCGGTGCGGTGCCCGACACCTGGGACCTCCGCGTCGGTGACCTCGCCGAGCAGGAGGAGGAGCTGGGCGCACTGGAGGCCGACCGGGTGTTCCTGGACATGCTCGCCCCGTGGGAGTGCCTCGACACCGCCGCGGCGGCCCTCATCCCCGGCGGTCTGTTCTGCGGGTACGTCGCCACCACCACGCAGCTCGCCCGGCTCGTCGAGGGGTTGCGCGACCACGGTGGGTTCTTCGAGCCCCGATCCTGGGAGACCATGGTGCGCACCTGGCACGTCGAAGGGCTGGCCGTGCGACCGGACCACCGGATGGTGGGACACACCGGTTTCCTGGTGACCGCCCGACGTCTCGCCGACGGCGCGGTCCCTCCCGAACGTCGGCGTCGGCCCGCCAAGGGTGCCTACCCAGCCCAGGACACATCCCAGGCCGCCAGCGACTCGCCGGCCGCCGCGCCGGAGCCGGCGGGGGACTGA
- the ppgK gene encoding polyphosphate--glucose phosphotransferase, translating to MGEAGLGIDIGGSGIKGAPVDLDNGTLLVDRVKYPTPHPALPETVAEVVARLTEDLSGHVPSRSPVGVTFPAVIQHGIARTAANVDPSWIGVNVSALLSERTGREVFAVNDADAAAVAEHRFGAARGAVGTVLVTTLGTGIGSALLVDGRLVPNTELGHIELDGRDAETWAAASVKEREGLSFPDWASRLQRYYSAVCRVLWPDLIVVGGGVSREADQFLPLLDLPCPIVAAHLRNTAGILGAAALAHERRATN from the coding sequence ATGGGCGAGGCCGGGCTGGGGATCGATATCGGCGGCAGCGGGATCAAGGGCGCGCCGGTCGATCTGGACAATGGGACGCTGCTCGTCGACCGGGTCAAGTACCCGACGCCGCATCCGGCTCTTCCGGAGACGGTGGCGGAGGTGGTCGCCCGGCTCACCGAGGACCTCTCCGGTCACGTACCGTCGCGCTCACCGGTCGGGGTCACGTTCCCGGCGGTGATCCAGCACGGGATCGCGCGCACGGCCGCCAACGTGGATCCGTCGTGGATCGGCGTGAACGTGTCGGCGCTGCTTTCGGAGCGGACGGGGCGGGAGGTGTTCGCGGTCAACGACGCCGACGCCGCCGCGGTGGCCGAGCACCGTTTCGGAGCGGCCCGGGGCGCGGTGGGGACCGTGCTGGTCACGACGCTCGGGACGGGGATCGGAAGCGCGCTGCTGGTCGATGGGCGTTTGGTCCCCAACACCGAGCTCGGGCACATCGAGTTGGACGGACGGGACGCGGAGACGTGGGCCGCGGCGAGCGTGAAGGAACGGGAGGGGTTGAGCTTCCCCGACTGGGCGTCACGTCTCCAGCGGTACTACAGCGCCGTGTGTCGGGTGTTGTGGCCGGACCTCATCGTGGTGGGGGGCGGCGTCAGTCGGGAGGCCGACCAGTTCCTGCCGTTGCTGGATCTGCCGTGTCCGATCGTGGCGGCACACCTGCGCAACACCGCGGGCATCCTCGGCGCGGCGGCGCTCGCCCACGAACGGCGCGCGACGAACTGA
- the arc gene encoding proteasome ATPase, with amino-acid sequence MADVAEREDERGAQREVADLRAQVADLEKEIELLQRKLADTPRHQRLLEDRLREAQANLAAANGRNERLVATLKESRDQIVALKEEVDRLAQPPSGFGVFLAAREDGTAEIYTNGRKMRVNVSPSVDLEELRQGQEVMLNEAFNIIEAYEFETVGEVVMLKEVLDDGERALVISHHDEEKIVRLADPLRDQPVRPGDSLLLESRSGYVYERIPKSEVEELILEEVPDIAYADIGGLAGQIEMIRDAVELPYLHKELFYEHALRPPKGVLLYGPPGCGKTLIAKAVANSLAKQVAEKTGKDVGKSFFLNIKGPELLNKYVGETERHIRLVFQRAREKASEGTPVIVFFDEMDSIFRTRGSGVSSDVENTIVPQLLSEIDGVEGLENVIVIGASNREDMIDPAILRPGRLDVKIKIERPDAEAARDIFSKYVTTDLPLHPEDLDEHGNSTQSTVDAMIQRVVERMYDETEENRFLEVTYANGDKDVLYFKDFNSGAMIQNIVDRAKKMAIKSYIDAGEKQGSKGIRVSHLLQACLDEFSENEDLPNTTNPDDWARISGKKGERIVYIRTLVSGKKGADAGRSIDTVPNTGQYL; translated from the coding sequence GTGGCGGACGTGGCCGAACGTGAAGACGAGCGTGGAGCCCAACGCGAAGTGGCGGACCTGCGGGCTCAGGTCGCCGACTTGGAGAAGGAGATCGAGCTACTCCAGCGCAAGCTGGCCGACACTCCACGTCACCAGAGGCTGTTGGAGGACCGTCTACGCGAGGCCCAGGCCAACCTCGCCGCGGCCAACGGCCGGAACGAGCGCCTCGTGGCGACGCTGAAGGAGTCACGGGACCAGATCGTCGCCCTCAAGGAGGAGGTCGACCGGCTCGCACAACCCCCGTCCGGGTTCGGTGTGTTCCTCGCCGCGCGGGAGGACGGAACGGCGGAGATCTACACCAACGGTCGCAAGATGCGGGTGAACGTGAGCCCCTCGGTGGACCTGGAGGAACTACGCCAGGGCCAGGAGGTGATGCTCAACGAGGCGTTCAACATCATCGAGGCCTACGAGTTCGAGACCGTGGGCGAGGTCGTCATGCTCAAGGAGGTCCTCGACGACGGCGAACGCGCGCTGGTCATCTCCCACCACGACGAGGAGAAGATCGTCCGGTTGGCCGACCCGTTGCGGGACCAGCCGGTGCGTCCCGGGGACTCGTTGCTGTTGGAGTCCCGGTCGGGATACGTCTACGAGCGCATCCCCAAGTCCGAGGTCGAGGAACTCATCCTGGAGGAGGTTCCCGACATCGCCTACGCCGACATCGGTGGCCTCGCCGGCCAGATCGAGATGATCCGCGACGCGGTGGAGCTCCCCTACCTGCACAAGGAGCTCTTCTACGAGCACGCGCTGCGACCGCCCAAGGGTGTCCTGCTGTACGGGCCGCCCGGGTGTGGCAAGACCCTGATCGCCAAGGCTGTCGCCAACTCCCTGGCCAAGCAGGTCGCGGAGAAGACGGGCAAGGACGTCGGCAAGAGCTTCTTCCTGAACATCAAGGGTCCGGAGCTGCTCAACAAGTACGTCGGCGAGACCGAGCGTCACATTCGGCTCGTGTTCCAGCGGGCGCGGGAGAAGGCCAGCGAGGGCACTCCCGTCATCGTGTTCTTCGACGAGATGGACTCCATCTTCCGCACCCGAGGGTCCGGAGTGTCCAGCGACGTGGAGAACACGATCGTTCCCCAGCTCCTCAGCGAGATCGACGGGGTGGAGGGACTGGAGAACGTCATCGTCATCGGCGCCTCCAACCGTGAGGACATGATCGACCCCGCCATCCTGCGGCCGGGCCGACTCGACGTGAAGATCAAGATCGAGCGTCCCGACGCCGAGGCGGCACGGGACATCTTCTCCAAGTACGTCACCACCGACCTCCCTCTGCACCCCGAGGACCTCGACGAACACGGAAACTCCACCCAGTCCACGGTGGACGCCATGATCCAGCGGGTCGTGGAGCGCATGTACGACGAGACCGAGGAGAACCGTTTCCTGGAGGTCACCTACGCCAACGGTGACAAGGACGTCCTCTACTTCAAGGACTTCAACTCCGGCGCCATGATCCAGAACATCGTGGACCGCGCCAAGAAAATGGCGATCAAGTCCTACATCGACGCCGGGGAAAAGCAGGGCAGCAAGGGAATCCGCGTCTCCCACCTGTTGCAGGCCTGCCTGGACGAGTTCAGCGAGAACGAGGACCTGCCCAACACCACCAACCCCGACGACTGGGCCCGGATCTCCGGAAAGAAGGGGGAGCGCATCGTCTACATCCGCACCCTCGTCTCCGGAAAGAAGGGCGCCGACGCTGGTCGTTCCATCGACACCGTTCCAAACACCGGTCAGTATCTGTGA
- a CDS encoding MFS transporter, giving the protein MTSTENHRLTRDRWITVWNPEDPQFWARTGRAVARRNLWASIVAEHLGFSVWTVWSVLTLFMIPETGFDYSAGQKFLLVSVVTLVGSVLRVPYTLAVPIFGGRNWTVVSVLALILPTLLAVVLIQRPETPYPVFLILAATAGLGGGNFSSSMANINFFYPDREKGLALGLNAGGGNIGVPAIQLIGLAVVAVFGIHAGAMVAALYLPLLALAAVLAWTRMDNLATARSDVGAQVAALRDRDFWIMAFLYIGTFGSFIGFSFAFGLLLQNQFGRTPLEAASVTFIGPLIGSLVRPIGGWLADRFGGTQVTLANFALMAAGTGGIVAASRMESLGLFTGAFIVLFVLTGVGNGSTYKMIPSIYAARADAVGFGVAVTDDRRDAARAHYQRVAGAVLGLVGAIGASGGVAINLVFRQSFESTGGATPAYIAFLVFYVACCAVTWFAYIRPARRAGESGDVGDRSETRPTRERSTSPAHGYG; this is encoded by the coding sequence GTGACGAGTACCGAGAATCACCGACTCACCCGCGACCGGTGGATCACCGTCTGGAACCCGGAAGATCCCCAGTTCTGGGCCCGCACCGGACGTGCGGTGGCGCGTCGGAACCTCTGGGCCTCCATCGTCGCCGAACACCTCGGATTCTCCGTGTGGACGGTGTGGTCGGTCCTCACCCTGTTCATGATCCCGGAGACGGGGTTCGACTACAGCGCTGGACAGAAGTTCCTCCTCGTCTCCGTGGTGACATTGGTCGGCTCGGTTCTCCGCGTTCCCTACACCCTCGCCGTCCCGATCTTCGGCGGTCGGAACTGGACCGTGGTCTCCGTCCTGGCGCTGATCCTCCCCACCCTGCTCGCCGTAGTCCTCATCCAGCGGCCAGAGACCCCGTATCCGGTGTTCCTGATCCTCGCCGCCACGGCAGGCCTCGGCGGGGGCAACTTCTCCTCGTCGATGGCGAACATCAACTTCTTCTACCCGGACCGAGAGAAGGGGCTGGCACTCGGACTCAACGCCGGTGGGGGGAACATCGGTGTCCCCGCGATCCAACTGATCGGGCTGGCTGTCGTCGCGGTGTTCGGTATCCACGCCGGAGCGATGGTCGCGGCGCTCTACCTTCCACTGCTGGCGCTCGCGGCGGTACTCGCCTGGACGCGGATGGACAATCTCGCCACGGCCCGGTCCGACGTCGGCGCCCAGGTCGCCGCGCTGCGGGATCGGGACTTTTGGATCATGGCGTTTCTCTACATCGGAACCTTCGGCTCGTTCATCGGGTTCTCATTCGCGTTCGGGTTGCTCCTGCAGAACCAGTTCGGCCGTACCCCCCTGGAAGCGGCGTCCGTAACGTTCATCGGTCCGTTGATCGGGTCGCTCGTCCGCCCGATCGGGGGCTGGCTCGCCGACAGGTTCGGCGGAACACAGGTCACTCTGGCGAACTTCGCGTTGATGGCGGCCGGCACCGGTGGGATCGTCGCGGCGTCGCGAATGGAGTCGCTGGGCCTGTTCACGGGGGCGTTCATCGTCCTGTTCGTCCTGACCGGGGTCGGAAACGGATCCACCTACAAGATGATCCCCAGCATCTACGCCGCTCGCGCCGACGCCGTCGGGTTCGGCGTCGCGGTCACCGACGACCGGCGGGACGCCGCGCGCGCCCACTACCAACGGGTCGCGGGAGCGGTCCTCGGACTCGTCGGGGCCATCGGGGCGTCCGGGGGCGTGGCCATCAATCTCGTGTTCCGTCAGTCGTTCGAGAGCACGGGCGGCGCCACTCCGGCCTACATCGCGTTTCTGGTCTTCTACGTCGCGTGCTGCGCCGTGACCTGGTTCGCCTATATCCGCCCGGCGCGGCGAGCGGGGGAATCCGGCGACGTCGGCGATCGGAGCGAGACCCGCCCGACGCGGGAGCGGAGCACCTCACCCGCGCACGGCTACGGGTGA
- a CDS encoding ubiquitin-like protein Pup encodes MATKDTGGQKRAPRNEEQTEEVEETTDVQERHESLTEDVDALLDDIDEALEENAEDFVRQYVQKGGQ; translated from the coding sequence ATGGCGACCAAGGACACTGGTGGACAGAAGCGCGCCCCTCGGAACGAGGAGCAGACCGAGGAGGTCGAGGAGACCACGGACGTCCAGGAGCGCCACGAGTCCCTCACCGAGGACGTCGACGCCCTGCTGGACGACATCGACGAGGCGCTGGAGGAGAACGCCGAGGACTTCGTGCGTCAGTACGTCCAGAAGGGCGGGCAGTGA